TCAATGCGCCGTGCTTCCCCAGAGCCTCGATCGCATATTCGGAACACGAGGGAGCATAGCGGCAGGACGGCGGGAGTACCCGGCTAGGCCCCCACTGCCACGCGCGCGCGACGAAAATCAGCGCCCGTCTCATGCCCGCTTCCGGCGGCGCGGAGGATCGCCCTTCCCCGCCGCGGCACGCGCCAGCGCGGCAGCGAGCTCTTCGGAAAGTTTGCCGAAATCGCGCTCCACCCCGCCATCGCGGCCAATCAGCACGTGATCGTGATCGGCAAGGCCGGCATCCGGCAACTGGGTGCGCAAGAGTTCGCGAAAGCGGCGCTTCATTCGATTGCGGACCACCGCGTTGCCGATCTTCTTGGTGACAGTGACCCCGAAACGCTTGCCGCGGCCGCCGTTGGGATGCGCGAGCAACACGAACCCCGGCCGTGCGACCCGCAGGCCGCGATTCGCCGCGAGAAAATCGGCCCGCTTGCGGATGGTCTCAACGCTCATCAAAGGCGATATAGAGAACTAACACACCGCATGGAAGGTGCACATGGAAACGGGCTCCCGATCGGGGAGCCCGCGATGCCGTCCGACGTCTGCTTCAGCCCGAAGGCGAGGCAGGAGAGTGGCGGCGAGAGCGGACGCGCGGCGGCGCGTCCGATGAGACCTGTCAGGCGCAGAGCTTCTTGCGACCGCGAGCGCGGCGTGCCCGCAGGACCTTGCGGCCGCCGGGAGTCGCCTTGCGGGCGAAGAAGCCGTGGCGACGGGCGCGCACGAGATTGCTGGGCTGGAACGTCCGCTTCATCGGATCCTCGGTATCTCTCAAACGAAAAAGGGGCGACCCGCACAGCCCGAAAGGCTCGGCAGTCGCCGTCAGGGGCGCGCAACTATGGGAAGCCGGGGTTCAAGTCAAGCTGGGCCATCGCACGCGCACTCTCATCTGCCGCGAGAGGTGCGGCGTCACCCGGCGCATCGGAGATCCACGCGCGCATTTCATTCGCCGTCAGCCATCGTGCGTCGGCGTTGGCCACGGCGTTGGTCATTGCATAGAACGCCTGGGGATGCGCAAGGCCCATTTCGCGGTAGTAATCGAGGTAAGCGCGATTGGCGGGCGAATCGGCGGCAAAGTCCTCCGGCTCGCGACCGTCGCTATCGCGCCAGGCGTGGACTGCGAACTCTGCCCCGTCTGCGATCGAGCGCGTCCGTCCTGCTAGGAACAACTCCACTGCGCCCGACCGCACCGAACCGTTCGCCGGCACGTGAGTGG
This region of Tsuneonella aeria genomic DNA includes:
- the yidD gene encoding membrane protein insertion efficiency factor YidD, with the translated sequence MRRALIFVARAWQWGPSRVLPPSCRYAPSCSEYAIEALGKHGALKGGWIAAKRIMRCHPWGGHGYDPVP
- the rnpA gene encoding ribonuclease P protein component, whose product is MSVETIRKRADFLAANRGLRVARPGFVLLAHPNGGRGKRFGVTVTKKIGNAVVRNRMKRRFRELLRTQLPDAGLADHDHVLIGRDGGVERDFGKLSEELAAALARAAAGKGDPPRRRKRA
- the rpmH gene encoding 50S ribosomal protein L34, encoding MKRTFQPSNLVRARRHGFFARKATPGGRKVLRARRARGRKKLCA
- a CDS encoding alpha/beta hydrolase, with product MRILAAALLLSTGVAYTVPGAAQSRYMVSATEFTEYADKAEAVVNGAAYGPFRVLDGRRAALVDATDGASPQAFAAMLRDNPGIAVIEMVECPGTDNDAANLSLGRMIRAAGLSTHVPANGSVRSGAVELFLAGRTRSIADGAEFAVHAWRDSDGREPEDFAADSPANRAYLDYYREMGLAHPQAFYAMTNAVANADARWLTANEMRAWISDAPGDAAPLAADESARAMAQLDLNPGFP